The DNA region CTGCCCACCATGCAGGCTGCGATCGCTGTCTGTGAAGAATTTAACATCCCCTGTGAAGTTGCCATTGTCTCCGCCCACCGCACACCGGCACGCATGGTAGAATACGCCGAAACTGCTCACGTGCGCGGCTTAAAAGTAATTATCGCCGGCGCTGGGGGTGCTGCTCATCTACCGGGAATGGTAGCATCGCTAACACCACTGCCGGTGATTGGGGTGCCAGTGGCAAGCCGGCACTTACAGGGTGTTGATTCTCTTTATTCCATCGTACAAATGCCGGCAGGCATACCTGTCGCCACCGTCGCCATCGGGAATGCAAAAAATGCCGGTTTACTCGCCGTACAAATTTTAGCCGCCCACCAACCAGATTTATTAGAGCGGGTGCAGCAGTACCGGCAAAACTTAGCTCAATCCGTGATAGACAAGCAAAAACATCTGGATCAGGTGGGCTATCAGGAATATCTCACTCAAATGAGCTGAGATTTTTTCGGCTGTCTGCATAAATCTTCACCCCCTGTCTGAGTTAAAATTCTCAGGCAGAAACTTCAAAAAATGTTTTAAAAAATACAGATTATATTAGTTACCAATTGATTTAATGAGTCATTTACCTGACTTATCAAAAGTTAGGGTAAGTTTTGACTTCAACAGACAAGCTTTTTTTGTCTTGTGTGGCTGGAAAGCCACTTTAAGTATGTGTTTCATTGGGAGGCTATATCTTTTTAAAAGTCAGAAAAACCTAGGAGTGTTGCAATTTGGAAATCAGAAAATAAAAGCTTCACTTCGAGAAATCGTGCGGCTAAACCTAAGTTAAATAAAAATATTCGATTAGGAGGTGGAAGCCAGCCTGAATTTAAAAGAAAGCCAGTATTCTCTACAGATTGTATTCGCCTGGGAATTGCGGGTGCCGGCAATTTCCGAATTCCACTCACCTTCGTCACAGCCTTGATTTCGAGCCGGCTGAGCCATCTACTCTGAACTTGCAACCAACAACAACGATCAAACTCCACAGTTTCAGGTAAACTGACTTAACCGTGTTTGGGATCGAGTACGCTTAATTACTCATCATGAGCCATCGGGTTCAGCACCCCCCGATTCGCCCTAAACGAGAACCGCTCAGATAAGTTTTGAGCAAGTGGTTTGGGAAATGTAATCTAAGATACAGAATCAAAAGGTCGAGAATTGGTGCAATCGTTGTGATTCGTAGCGGGTTGAACTGTACTGAGTTGTTTTTGTAACACCACCACTTAGAGATCACCAGACCTTTGGGGTGTCAAACAGAACCACCCGCCGCTCGCCTCGGAAAAACTGCACTCAGGAAAATGCCGGCTGTGGCTAAGTTTCACCTGATTGCGAGTCTCCTCACTCAAACTGTTATGTCTATTGCCGCTTGAGGGAAACGTTGACTGATGACGTATAAACTAACGCACAAAAAGAAGTTAAAAACTAGAAATCGGCGGCTGTCGCCCCAGTGGGACACCCAGTTTCCCGCAACTGCCAAGCTGCTTAAACAGTTGAAATTAGCAATTGGACGGCTATCTCCGAGTTGGCAAGCTTGCATCCCCTTAGCAACATTGATTGTGCTGATTTGGGGTTACGCAGCCGTTGCCCAAGATCCGACAGCAATACCCGCGTCGCCGGTAGACTTAGCCCAGGCGACAGCCCAAGCGACAGCAGACCTGAAGGTGGGGCTAGACACCATGTGGGTGATGGTGGCTGCGATGTTGGTGTTCTTTATGAACGCCGGCTTCTGTATGCTAGAAACCGGCTTCTGCCGGCAGAAAAATGCGGTCAACGTACTCGCCAAAAACTTAATCGTATTCGCCCTGTCTACGATCGCGTACTGGGCAATCGGGTTTGGTCTGATGTTCGGTGATGGAAATCCCTTCTTTGGAACGAGCGGATTTTTCTTAGCCGGCGCAGATAACAGCCCAGCCACAGCAGACGCCTATAATGGCGTTTTCGACGCGCTCAATTGGACGGGCGTGCCGCTTGCCGCCAAATTCTTTTTCCAACTCGTCTTTGCCGGCACCGCCGCAACCATTGTTTCTGGGGCTGTCGCTGAGCGGATTAAGTTTGTTGACTTCTTAATCTTCAGCCTGCTGCTGGTAGGGATTTCCTATGCCATCACCGGCCACTGGATTTGGGGCGGTGGCTGGCTGTCCGTTGCCGCTGGAGCACCTGGATTCTGGGATTTTGCCGGTTCAACCGTCATTCACTCGGTTGGGGGCTGGGCGGCGCTGATGGGGGCTGCCATCCTCGGCCCTCGCATCGGTAAATATCAAGACGGTCAACCCGTTGCGATGCCGGGGCAC from Microcoleus sp. FACHB-68 includes:
- a CDS encoding ammonium transporter, with translation MTYKLTHKKKLKTRNRRLSPQWDTQFPATAKLLKQLKLAIGRLSPSWQACIPLATLIVLIWGYAAVAQDPTAIPASPVDLAQATAQATADLKVGLDTMWVMVAAMLVFFMNAGFCMLETGFCRQKNAVNVLAKNLIVFALSTIAYWAIGFGLMFGDGNPFFGTSGFFLAGADNSPATADAYNGVFDALNWTGVPLAAKFFFQLVFAGTAATIVSGAVAERIKFVDFLIFSLLLVGISYAITGHWIWGGGWLSVAAGAPGFWDFAGSTVIHSVGGWAALMGAAILGPRIGKYQDGQPVAMPGHNMSIATLGCLILWLGWFGFNPGSTMSVGWTIAHIAVTTNMAGAAGGIAATIVAWLYLGKPDLSMIINGVLAGLVSVTASCAFINIPSAAIIGAIGGILVVFAVPFFDKLGIDDPVGAISVHLVNGVWGTLAVGLFALGPGSRIGELELYGEGAGPAAGLLFGGGLTQLIPQIVGILSVGGFTVLMSTIFWLVLKSTLGIRVSEEEEKKGLDIGEHGMEAYSGFLKDNRG
- the purE gene encoding 5-(carboxyamino)imidazole ribonucleotide mutase, which codes for MSQPQIGIIMGSDSDLPTMQAAIAVCEEFNIPCEVAIVSAHRTPARMVEYAETAHVRGLKVIIAGAGGAAHLPGMVASLTPLPVIGVPVASRHLQGVDSLYSIVQMPAGIPVATVAIGNAKNAGLLAVQILAAHQPDLLERVQQYRQNLAQSVIDKQKHLDQVGYQEYLTQMS